A part of Dethiosulfovibrio faecalis genomic DNA contains:
- the groL gene encoding chaperonin GroEL (60 kDa chaperone family; promotes refolding of misfolded polypeptides especially under stressful conditions; forms two stacked rings of heptamers to form a barrel-shaped 14mer; ends can be capped by GroES; misfolded proteins enter the barrel where they are refolded when GroES binds) has translation MAKILAFGEEARRAMERGIDKVADTVGVTLGPKGRNVVLEKKFGSPTITNDGVTIAKEIELDDPYENMGAQLVKEVASKTNDVAGDGTTTATVLAREIIHEGMKNVAAGANGMFLRTGIEKAVNFITEDLKKKSIQVKGKSEISQVASISANDEVVGKLIAEAMEKVGEDGVITVEDSQTMGTTLETVEGLQFDKGYVSPYMVTDPERMEAAHEDAYILIYDGKISNIKDVLPILEKVVQTGKPLLIIAEDIEGEALATLVVNKLRGTMQVAAVKAPGFGERRKAMLQDIAIVTGGEVITSDLGEKLENVELSKLGKAKKIRVTKEETTIVEGSGNPEDIRKRAAQIRKELEDSTSDYDKEKLQERLAKIVGGVAVIQVGSATETEQKELKLRIDDALAATRAAVEEGIVAGGGVALVSCIDGLSKEIDKLHGDEKTGASLVLKSLSSPLHLIATNAGLQGDVVVEKVRGLEDGCGLNAATGDYVNMIKEGIIDPVKVTRSALENAASVAKMVLTTEALVADKPEEKSDPAAGMGGMPGGMGGMY, from the coding sequence ATGGCAAAAATTCTCGCTTTTGGTGAGGAAGCTCGTCGCGCAATGGAGCGCGGGATCGATAAAGTCGCTGATACCGTAGGAGTTACCCTTGGTCCCAAGGGACGTAACGTTGTTTTGGAGAAGAAATTCGGCTCTCCTACTATCACCAACGACGGTGTCACCATAGCCAAGGAGATCGAGCTGGACGATCCCTACGAGAATATGGGTGCCCAGCTGGTCAAGGAGGTCGCTTCCAAGACCAACGATGTGGCCGGAGACGGTACCACCACGGCGACCGTTCTTGCCAGGGAGATAATCCACGAGGGTATGAAGAACGTCGCGGCCGGTGCTAACGGAATGTTCCTTCGCACCGGTATCGAGAAGGCCGTCAACTTCATAACCGAAGACCTGAAGAAGAAATCCATACAGGTTAAGGGCAAGTCGGAGATCAGCCAGGTGGCCTCTATCTCCGCCAACGACGAGGTGGTCGGTAAACTGATCGCCGAGGCGATGGAGAAGGTCGGTGAGGACGGGGTCATCACGGTAGAGGATAGTCAGACCATGGGAACCACCCTTGAGACCGTGGAGGGACTTCAGTTCGACAAAGGTTATGTCAGCCCTTATATGGTCACCGATCCCGAGCGTATGGAGGCCGCCCACGAGGACGCCTATATCCTGATATACGATGGTAAGATCAGCAACATCAAGGACGTCCTTCCCATCTTGGAGAAGGTGGTCCAGACCGGGAAGCCTCTTCTCATAATCGCCGAGGACATCGAGGGAGAGGCTTTGGCGACCTTGGTCGTCAATAAGCTGCGCGGTACCATGCAGGTTGCGGCGGTCAAGGCACCCGGCTTCGGCGAGCGTCGTAAGGCTATGCTTCAGGATATCGCCATCGTGACCGGCGGAGAGGTCATCACCTCCGATCTGGGAGAGAAGCTGGAGAACGTGGAGCTCTCCAAGCTCGGTAAAGCCAAGAAGATCCGGGTTACCAAAGAGGAGACCACCATCGTCGAGGGCTCAGGCAACCCAGAGGATATTCGCAAGAGGGCTGCTCAGATTCGCAAGGAGCTTGAGGACTCAACCTCCGATTACGACAAGGAGAAGCTCCAGGAACGTCTTGCCAAGATAGTCGGAGGCGTCGCTGTGATACAGGTCGGTTCCGCTACCGAGACGGAGCAGAAAGAGCTGAAGCTCAGGATCGACGATGCCCTGGCCGCTACGAGAGCTGCCGTTGAAGAGGGAATCGTTGCCGGGGGCGGTGTCGCACTGGTCAGCTGTATCGATGGTTTGTCCAAGGAGATAGATAAGCTCCATGGAGACGAAAAGACCGGCGCCAGCCTGGTCCTCAAGTCCCTTTCCTCGCCTCTCCACCTTATAGCCACCAATGCCGGCCTTCAGGGCGACGTTGTGGTAGAGAAGGTGCGAGGCCTGGAGGACGGTTGCGGGCTTAACGCTGCCACCGGAGATTACGTCAACATGATCAAAGAGGGCATCATCGATCCCGTGAAGGTGACCAGGAGCGCCTTGGAGAATGCCGCTTCCGTGGCTAAGATGGTCCTGACCACCGAGGCCCTCGTGGCGGATAAGCCCGAGGAGAAGAGCGATCCCGCCGCCGGAATGGGTGGGATGCCCGGCGGAATGGGCGGTATGTACTAG
- the guaA gene encoding glutamine-hydrolyzing GMP synthase encodes MENIVILDCGSQFTQLIARRIRELKVHSEIMPWDSTLEEIEARSPMGVVISGGPRSVLEEGAPWIDPAILNMSVPVMGLCYGMQYICKAMGGRVRSSTSREYGRAHVTIVDDEATIYDDVPSRTQVWMSHGDDVEAIPENMVLTAKTDDGVIAGFRSPDGRLVAFQYHPEVAHTEHGTTMLSNFLFKICGCNGDWDLGDWVESSVASIRSTVGDDRVICGLSGGVDSSVAAALVSKAIGDRLQCIFVDTGMLRNREAEEVLESYEAMDLNVVHVDASERFLTALEGVTDPERKRKIIGELFVRVFEAESSKIADAKWLLQGTLYPDVIESGHQGKNAAVIKSHHNVGGLPEDMDLKVLEPLRDLFKDEVRAIGRILEVPRDIVNRHPFPGPGLAVRCLGDITKEKLDVLRKADRIYIDEIKKAGLYDNIWQAFAVLLPVYTVGVMGDDRTYARVLALRAITSSDGMTAEWFRFPLEVLDRVSTRICNEVSGINRVVYDVTSKPPATIEWE; translated from the coding sequence ATGGAAAACATCGTGATTTTGGACTGCGGCTCTCAGTTTACCCAGCTGATAGCCAGGCGCATCAGGGAGTTGAAAGTACACAGCGAGATAATGCCGTGGGACTCCACCTTGGAGGAGATAGAGGCCAGATCTCCTATGGGTGTGGTCATATCCGGAGGTCCCAGGAGTGTGTTGGAGGAAGGCGCCCCCTGGATAGATCCCGCAATATTGAATATGTCGGTTCCTGTGATGGGGCTCTGTTACGGGATGCAGTACATCTGTAAGGCCATGGGAGGAAGGGTTCGATCGTCCACAAGCAGGGAATACGGTCGAGCTCACGTCACCATAGTGGACGACGAGGCAACGATCTACGACGACGTCCCCTCGAGGACCCAGGTCTGGATGAGTCACGGCGACGACGTCGAGGCCATCCCTGAGAACATGGTCTTGACTGCCAAGACCGACGACGGCGTTATCGCCGGTTTCCGCAGCCCCGACGGGCGATTGGTGGCGTTTCAGTACCACCCCGAGGTTGCCCATACGGAACACGGAACGACCATGCTTTCCAATTTTTTGTTTAAGATATGTGGGTGTAACGGAGACTGGGATCTAGGAGACTGGGTCGAGAGTTCCGTGGCCTCCATCAGATCTACAGTAGGTGACGACAGGGTTATCTGCGGTCTCTCCGGAGGCGTGGATTCCTCCGTGGCCGCCGCTTTGGTGTCCAAGGCCATCGGGGACAGACTTCAGTGTATCTTCGTGGACACCGGAATGCTCAGGAACAGGGAAGCCGAGGAGGTCTTGGAGAGTTACGAGGCCATGGATTTAAACGTCGTTCACGTGGATGCTTCAGAACGTTTTCTGACCGCATTGGAAGGTGTTACCGATCCGGAGAGAAAACGTAAGATCATCGGTGAGCTTTTCGTGAGAGTTTTCGAGGCCGAGTCGTCGAAGATAGCCGATGCCAAATGGCTTCTGCAGGGAACGCTCTACCCTGACGTCATAGAAAGCGGCCATCAGGGGAAGAACGCTGCGGTCATAAAGAGCCATCACAACGTCGGAGGCCTTCCCGAGGACATGGACCTGAAGGTCCTGGAGCCTCTAAGAGATCTCTTCAAGGACGAGGTAAGGGCTATCGGAAGGATACTCGAAGTGCCTCGGGATATAGTCAATCGTCATCCCTTCCCAGGTCCAGGTCTGGCCGTTCGCTGTCTTGGAGATATTACCAAGGAAAAATTGGATGTCCTTAGAAAAGCCGATCGGATATATATCGACGAGATCAAGAAAGCCGGTCTGTACGATAATATATGGCAGGCCTTTGCAGTGCTCCTTCCGGTCTATACCGTAGGAGTTATGGGCGACGATAGGACCTACGCCAGGGTTTTGGCTCTTAGAGCCATAACGTCCTCGGACGGTATGACCGCAGAGTGGTTTCGTTTCCCCTTGGAGGTCCTCGACAGGGTCTCTACCAGGATATGCAACGAGGTATCCGGCATAAACAGGGTAGTTTACGACGTAACTAGCAAACCACCTGCAACCATAGAGTGGGAGTAG
- a CDS encoding sodium-translocating pyrophosphatase: MGQVFLLVGFSGILALIYAMMAYRKVSGFRVDNERVEELSSIIHRGAMAFLNREYRWLFPFVILVAVLLTWKLGLPTALAFVLGAMCSAVAGYIGMNVATKSNGKTAYAATRGINPALNVAFKGGSVMGMAVVGLGVLGILVCYFLYRDPSIITGFGFGASSIALFARVGGGIYTKAADVGADLVGKVEAGIPEDDPRNPATIADNVGDNVGDIAGMGADLFESYVNSIIAAMAIGVIVAGGVGVAYPLVLAGIGIISSILGTVVVKVKEGGNAQTALRKGTFLTGALMMVGAFLATKFMMNDIALFWSVLSGILVGVLIGWVTEIYTSADYKPVKQIAQATETGAATTILSGIAVGMISTVVPVIMICIATLVSYKFGGLFGIACSAVGMLSITGMTLSVDAYGPIADNAGGIAEMSKLPPEVRKITDKLDAVGNTTAAMGKGLAIGSAALTALSLFAAYAAAVNLQAIDLSNPTVMTGLFLGGMLPFLFSALTIQAVGRAAEKMIDEVRRQFREIPGIMEGTARPEYEKCVEISTGAALKEMVLPGLLAIVCPVLVGVFLGPEALGGLLGGAIVTGVMLAIFMSNSGGAWDNAKKYIEEGHHGGKGTEQHAAAVVGDTVGDPFKDTSGPSLNILIKLMSVVAVVMAPLFL; encoded by the coding sequence ATGGGTCAAGTGTTTTTGCTTGTCGGTTTTTCCGGGATTCTGGCCCTGATCTACGCGATGATGGCTTATCGCAAGGTCAGCGGTTTCAGGGTCGATAACGAGAGGGTGGAGGAGCTTTCCAGCATCATCCATCGCGGTGCCATGGCTTTTTTGAACAGAGAATATCGTTGGCTTTTCCCTTTCGTAATCTTGGTTGCCGTGCTTTTAACCTGGAAGCTAGGATTGCCCACGGCTCTGGCTTTCGTGCTCGGAGCCATGTGTAGCGCCGTTGCTGGCTATATCGGCATGAACGTTGCGACCAAGTCCAACGGAAAGACCGCCTATGCAGCCACCAGAGGGATAAATCCCGCCCTCAACGTGGCCTTCAAGGGTGGCAGCGTAATGGGCATGGCGGTCGTGGGTCTCGGTGTTTTGGGAATATTGGTCTGCTATTTTCTGTATCGTGATCCCAGCATTATCACCGGCTTCGGATTCGGCGCTAGCTCCATCGCCTTGTTTGCCCGTGTAGGCGGAGGGATCTATACCAAGGCCGCCGACGTCGGAGCAGACTTGGTAGGCAAGGTCGAGGCGGGGATTCCCGAGGACGATCCTCGAAATCCTGCCACCATCGCCGATAACGTTGGAGATAACGTAGGGGACATCGCCGGTATGGGAGCCGATCTTTTCGAGTCCTACGTGAACTCTATAATAGCTGCCATGGCTATAGGGGTCATAGTTGCCGGAGGTGTTGGCGTCGCCTATCCTCTGGTGTTGGCTGGTATCGGAATAATTTCTTCGATCCTCGGTACCGTCGTCGTTAAAGTCAAGGAGGGCGGAAATGCTCAGACCGCGCTCAGAAAGGGGACCTTCCTGACCGGGGCTTTGATGATGGTAGGGGCTTTCCTGGCCACCAAGTTCATGATGAACGATATCGCCCTCTTCTGGAGCGTCCTTTCCGGAATCCTGGTAGGTGTCCTTATCGGCTGGGTTACCGAGATATATACCTCGGCGGACTACAAGCCGGTTAAGCAGATAGCCCAGGCTACCGAGACGGGAGCTGCCACGACGATCCTTTCCGGGATCGCGGTGGGAATGATCTCCACGGTCGTTCCGGTCATAATGATATGTATCGCCACCCTGGTCAGCTATAAGTTCGGTGGACTCTTCGGTATAGCCTGTTCCGCCGTCGGAATGCTTTCCATCACCGGCATGACCCTCAGCGTCGATGCCTACGGTCCCATAGCCGACAACGCCGGCGGAATTGCCGAGATGAGCAAGCTTCCTCCTGAGGTCAGGAAGATAACCGATAAGCTTGACGCTGTCGGCAACACCACCGCCGCTATGGGCAAGGGGTTGGCTATCGGCTCGGCCGCTCTTACCGCCCTGTCTCTGTTTGCCGCCTATGCTGCCGCCGTCAACCTTCAAGCCATCGACCTCAGCAACCCGACGGTGATGACCGGACTCTTCCTCGGTGGAATGCTTCCCTTCCTTTTCAGTGCCCTAACCATACAGGCCGTCGGAAGGGCCGCGGAAAAGATGATCGACGAGGTCAGACGCCAGTTCAGGGAGATCCCCGGCATTATGGAGGGAACAGCCCGCCCGGAATACGAAAAGTGCGTCGAGATCTCTACCGGTGCGGCTCTCAAGGAGATGGTCTTGCCCGGTCTTTTGGCCATAGTCTGTCCCGTCTTGGTGGGTGTCTTCCTCGGCCCCGAGGCCCTTGGTGGACTTTTAGGAGGAGCTATAGTCACCGGTGTGATGTTGGCTATCTTCATGTCAAACTCCGGAGGAGCCTGGGATAACGCCAAAAAGTATATCGAGGAGGGACATCACGGAGGCAAGGGCACGGAGCAACACGCCGCCGCCGTGGTCGGAGATACCGTCGGAGATCCTTTCAAGGATACCTCCGGACCGAGTCTCAATATTCTCATCAAGTTGATGTCCGTCGTGGCCGTGGTTATGGCCCCTCTCTTCCTGTAG
- the dnaG gene encoding DNA primase, translating into MGDDVDRIKSRLDVVDIVGDYVKLTRSGRNYKGLCPFHEEKTPSFYVSQERQSWHCFGCGKGGDIFSFVMEKEGLSFPEALSLLARRAGIEIESYSRGDGSGKKSLFDVMEEACSLFRECMDGDQGSVPRGYLDRRMIPSQVRSSFELGWAPPSWSFMVQSLKEKGISLKDAERCGLVLRGDRGPYDRFRGRVIFPIRDITGRLVAFGGRIVDGDGAKYLNSPETEIYSKRRTLFLIDKAKGAIRNGGHSIIVEGYMDALRLHMEGYPQTVATLGTALTEDQATILKRLADEVFICYDADQAGQAAAIRGMYVLQKAGLSVKVVALPEGQDPDDLLRADGGKALFESCLKRALPLVEHHIKLLSPAIKDDSTRKSAVHDLLEGLSNIDVTDVSPYLPSLAALLGIRDFEVLDALEKVRSGRRKGGRFVDTEISPSLPEEGRDSLEMPPLPEIALISLLWSEFDLRRKCDTREVMELLSDPRLKLMAGSIIMGESPSSLEKRWLEMGETFQLRVLARGGAYLDEFTQNSDWKWRHFCHLLYRQKGQMRYNELRVKMLKGEATTREIREMEDLRQKLVSQKGS; encoded by the coding sequence GTGGGCGATGACGTGGATAGAATAAAATCCAGGCTAGATGTTGTGGATATAGTCGGAGATTACGTAAAACTGACCAGGAGCGGTAGAAACTACAAAGGTCTCTGTCCCTTTCACGAAGAAAAAACTCCTTCCTTCTATGTATCCCAGGAGAGGCAATCCTGGCATTGTTTCGGATGCGGAAAGGGTGGGGATATCTTCAGCTTCGTTATGGAAAAAGAGGGGCTTTCATTTCCTGAGGCTCTCTCCCTTCTGGCTCGCCGAGCGGGCATAGAGATCGAGTCATATAGTCGAGGCGACGGATCCGGTAAAAAAAGTCTTTTCGACGTAATGGAGGAGGCTTGTTCCCTTTTTAGAGAATGTATGGACGGGGATCAGGGGAGTGTCCCTCGAGGGTATCTGGACCGTAGGATGATCCCTTCCCAGGTTCGGTCGTCGTTCGAGTTGGGGTGGGCTCCTCCTTCCTGGTCTTTCATGGTCCAATCTCTCAAGGAGAAAGGGATATCCTTGAAGGACGCGGAGAGGTGTGGACTGGTCCTCAGAGGAGATCGAGGTCCTTACGATAGATTCCGCGGCAGGGTCATCTTCCCGATCAGGGATATCACCGGTCGTTTAGTGGCTTTCGGTGGACGTATCGTCGATGGCGACGGAGCGAAGTATCTTAACAGTCCTGAGACCGAGATTTACAGCAAGAGGAGGACCCTTTTTCTAATAGATAAGGCCAAGGGAGCTATAAGAAACGGCGGACACTCGATAATAGTCGAGGGATATATGGACGCCTTGCGACTTCATATGGAGGGCTATCCTCAGACGGTAGCCACCTTAGGCACCGCTTTGACGGAGGATCAGGCGACCATATTAAAACGATTGGCCGATGAGGTTTTCATCTGTTACGATGCCGATCAGGCGGGACAGGCTGCGGCGATAAGAGGGATGTACGTTCTTCAGAAAGCGGGCTTATCGGTGAAAGTCGTCGCTCTTCCCGAGGGACAGGACCCGGATGACCTTTTGAGAGCCGACGGTGGCAAGGCTCTTTTCGAAAGTTGTCTGAAAAGAGCTTTGCCCCTGGTGGAACATCACATAAAATTGCTCTCTCCCGCCATCAAGGACGACAGTACCAGAAAATCGGCAGTTCACGATCTTCTAGAGGGCCTTTCAAACATAGACGTGACCGATGTATCTCCCTATCTTCCCTCTTTAGCCGCTTTGTTGGGCATTAGGGATTTCGAGGTGTTGGATGCATTGGAGAAGGTCCGTTCCGGACGCAGGAAGGGCGGTCGTTTTGTCGATACAGAGATCTCGCCATCTCTTCCGGAAGAGGGCAGAGATAGCCTGGAAATGCCTCCTTTGCCTGAGATAGCGCTGATCTCCCTACTCTGGAGCGAGTTCGATCTTCGTAGAAAATGCGATACCAGAGAGGTTATGGAGCTTCTATCCGATCCCAGACTTAAACTCATGGCCGGTTCCATAATTATGGGAGAATCTCCCTCCTCGTTGGAAAAGCGATGGCTCGAGATGGGGGAGACCTTTCAGCTTCGGGTTTTAGCCAGAGGAGGAGCCTATTTGGATGAATTCACTCAAAATTCCGATTGGAAATGGCGACATTTTTGTCATCTCCTCTATCGCCAAAAGGGGCAGATGAGGTATAATGAACTTCGTGTAAAAATGCTCAAAGGGGAGGCTACGACCCGGGAAATAAGGGAAATGGAGGACCTTCGACAGAAACTGGTATCCCAGAAAGGTTCCTGA
- the rpoD gene encoding RNA polymerase sigma factor RpoD, which produces MKHIVDQQEVNDDLDIGADHTEIVLDQYLDKIKDILLEGQSKGFVTKEDIKRHMTPQTLNEVLLEKIYDNLRALGIDIQGVDDEDEKKGDDSSSRISGESVSSDSGGGGDPVRMYLREIGTIPLLNQSQEVELAKRIEMGDDEAKSQLIEANLRLVVSIAKKYMGRGMLFLDLIQEGNLGLIRAVEKFDYSRGYKFSTYATWWIRQAITRAIADQARTIRIPVHMVETINKVMRASRNLVQSLGREPTDEEIAAEMGIEPAKVVQIRKVAQEPISLESPVGEEDDSELGDFIEDKDMISPDDSTSMEFLRDQLDDVLEGLTDREKQVLRLRFGFDDGQCYTLEDVGRRFGVTRERIRQIEAKALRKLRHPSRSVTLRDYMS; this is translated from the coding sequence ATGAAGCACATCGTTGACCAGCAGGAAGTAAACGACGATCTAGATATAGGAGCGGATCATACCGAGATCGTTCTGGACCAGTACCTCGATAAGATAAAGGATATTCTTCTCGAGGGGCAGAGCAAGGGATTCGTTACCAAAGAGGACATCAAACGTCATATGACCCCTCAGACTCTGAACGAGGTGTTGCTGGAGAAGATATACGACAATCTTCGGGCCTTGGGGATAGATATCCAAGGGGTTGACGACGAGGACGAAAAAAAAGGCGACGATTCCTCTTCTCGCATTTCCGGAGAATCGGTCTCTTCCGACTCCGGAGGCGGAGGAGACCCTGTCAGGATGTATCTTAGGGAAATCGGTACCATCCCTCTATTGAATCAATCTCAAGAGGTGGAACTGGCGAAGAGGATAGAGATGGGGGACGACGAGGCCAAATCTCAGCTGATAGAGGCGAACCTTCGCCTGGTAGTCAGCATTGCCAAGAAATATATGGGACGTGGGATGCTCTTTCTGGATCTGATACAGGAAGGGAATCTGGGGCTCATCAGGGCCGTCGAAAAGTTCGATTACTCTAGAGGTTATAAATTCAGCACCTATGCCACCTGGTGGATCCGACAGGCCATCACCAGGGCGATAGCGGACCAGGCCAGGACCATAAGGATACCGGTCCATATGGTGGAGACTATCAACAAGGTGATGAGAGCCTCCCGCAACCTTGTCCAGAGCCTGGGAAGAGAGCCCACTGACGAGGAAATCGCCGCGGAGATGGGCATAGAGCCGGCCAAGGTAGTTCAGATAAGAAAGGTCGCCCAGGAACCCATATCCTTGGAATCCCCGGTGGGGGAGGAAGACGACAGCGAACTGGGAGACTTCATAGAGGATAAGGACATGATAAGTCCCGACGACTCCACCTCGATGGAATTCCTGAGGGATCAGTTGGACGATGTCCTTGAGGGGCTTACCGACAGGGAGAAGCAGGTTCTCCGACTTAGATTCGGTTTTGACGACGGTCAATGTTACACCCTGGAGGATGTCGGCCGTCGTTTCGGTGTCACCAGGGAGAGAATCCGTCAGATAGAGGCAAAGGCTTTGAGAAAACTTCGTCACCCCAGTCGGAGCGTTACTTTGAGAGACTACATGTCTTGA
- a CDS encoding S4 domain-containing protein, translating to MTIRVDKFLKLARLVKRRTVAQEMVEAGAVRIDGRKVKPSSDVKVGFILEVAFPRRLLVVEVLVDEEAVLKRRGCEPYRLIEDKRVEPETKLWDR from the coding sequence ATGACTATAAGAGTAGATAAATTTTTGAAGCTTGCCAGGTTGGTTAAGAGAAGGACAGTGGCCCAGGAGATGGTGGAAGCCGGTGCCGTGAGGATAGACGGTAGAAAGGTTAAACCGTCGTCAGACGTGAAGGTCGGCTTTATCCTAGAGGTGGCGTTTCCCCGCAGGCTTCTGGTCGTGGAGGTTTTGGTGGACGAAGAAGCTGTCTTGAAGAGACGGGGTTGCGAACCTTACAGGTTGATAGAGGACAAAAGGGTGGAGCCAGAGACCAAACTTTGGGATCGATAG
- the eno gene encoding phosphopyruvate hydratase translates to MSTIVGIHGREILDSRGNPTVEVEVALECGVIGRAAVPSGASTGTFEAVELRDGGSRYMGKGVLKAVENVNERIAPEIVGMDVSEQSYIDGAMIDLDGTPNKGDLGANAILGVSLAVARAASDYYGMPLWNYIGGLGPFTLPTPMMNVINGGAHADNNLDIQEFMVMPYGASSFSEALRMNVEIYHTLKKMLKEKGYSTSLGDEGGFAPNLGSNREGFDILVDAIGKAGYTPGDQVGIAVDVAASELFSDGVYSFKGEGKSFSAEELNGYYEGLCRDYPIVSIEDGMAEEDWEGFALMTETLGDRIQIVGDDLFVTNRDRLNKGIEMNSANSILIKLNQIGTLTETLEVIKTAKNAGFSSVISHRSGETSDTFISDLSVAVSAGQIKTGAPARTDRVAKYNQLLRIEESIGCCTPYAGSSSIKGLKVRS, encoded by the coding sequence ATGAGTACCATAGTTGGAATACACGGCAGAGAGATTCTTGATTCGAGAGGAAATCCGACGGTAGAGGTAGAGGTCGCGTTGGAATGCGGCGTGATAGGCAGGGCTGCCGTTCCCTCGGGAGCTTCGACCGGAACCTTCGAGGCGGTGGAACTGAGAGACGGAGGCAGCCGCTATATGGGGAAGGGCGTCCTTAAGGCTGTCGAGAACGTCAACGAGCGGATAGCTCCGGAGATCGTCGGGATGGATGTCTCGGAACAGTCCTATATAGACGGAGCGATGATCGATCTGGATGGGACTCCCAACAAGGGAGATCTCGGTGCCAACGCGATTTTGGGGGTCTCCCTGGCGGTCGCTAGAGCTGCTTCCGATTACTACGGTATGCCTCTTTGGAATTACATAGGTGGGTTAGGTCCTTTTACACTTCCGACCCCCATGATGAACGTCATCAACGGAGGAGCACACGCCGACAACAACCTGGATATCCAGGAATTCATGGTAATGCCTTACGGCGCATCAAGTTTTTCCGAGGCTCTCAGGATGAACGTAGAGATATACCACACCTTGAAGAAAATGCTAAAGGAAAAGGGCTACTCCACCTCTCTGGGAGACGAGGGGGGCTTTGCCCCTAACCTGGGAAGCAACAGGGAGGGGTTCGATATACTGGTCGATGCGATAGGGAAGGCCGGATACACCCCCGGTGATCAGGTGGGTATTGCTGTCGACGTAGCTGCTTCAGAGTTGTTCTCCGACGGGGTCTATTCGTTTAAGGGAGAGGGTAAGTCCTTTTCTGCCGAGGAACTCAACGGTTATTACGAAGGTCTGTGCAGGGATTACCCTATAGTCTCCATAGAGGATGGAATGGCCGAGGAGGACTGGGAGGGTTTTGCCCTGATGACCGAGACACTGGGCGACAGGATCCAGATAGTGGGAGACGATCTTTTCGTAACGAATCGAGATCGCCTGAACAAAGGCATAGAGATGAACTCCGCAAACTCCATATTGATAAAACTCAACCAGATAGGAACCCTGACCGAGACGCTGGAGGTAATAAAGACGGCGAAAAACGCCGGTTTTTCCTCTGTGATATCCCACCGGTCAGGAGAGACCTCGGACACGTTTATCTCCGACTTATCCGTTGCGGTGTCGGCGGGACAGATAAAAACAGGTGCTCCCGCTAGAACCGATCGAGTGGCCAAGTACAATCAGCTTCTCCGTATAGAGGAATCAATAGGTTGTTGCACCCCTTATGCCGGGTCCTCTTCGATAAAAGGGCTTAAGGTCCGTAGTTGA
- a CDS encoding redox-sensing transcriptional repressor Rex: MKVAEPTVERLVQYRRLLEHMDRDKVQVISSKEIGDMLGFKASQVRKDLSYFGEIGKRGVGYNVDRLLKHVSDILSPPRKWSVGLVGVGRLGEALLDHKAFLSDKYEIVALFDVSEEKVGKTFFGRPCFHVDDMSRKLKDMDIEILILTVPKDAAQRCVDAGAENGQIKGILNFSPSSVVAPPGVIVYSVDISVELEKLLFYLKHEGTESI; this comes from the coding sequence ATGAAGGTCGCGGAACCTACGGTAGAGCGACTGGTCCAGTATCGTAGACTCCTGGAGCATATGGACAGAGACAAGGTCCAGGTAATCTCCTCCAAGGAGATAGGCGATATGCTAGGCTTCAAGGCCAGTCAGGTGAGAAAGGACCTTTCCTACTTCGGTGAGATAGGAAAACGAGGCGTAGGATACAACGTCGATCGACTGTTGAAACACGTATCCGATATACTTTCTCCTCCTAGAAAATGGAGTGTAGGCCTGGTCGGGGTAGGAAGGCTCGGAGAGGCTCTTTTGGATCACAAGGCCTTTTTATCGGATAAATATGAGATTGTAGCGCTCTTCGACGTTTCGGAGGAAAAGGTAGGAAAGACTTTTTTCGGACGGCCCTGTTTCCATGTCGACGATATGTCGAGAAAACTTAAGGACATGGACATAGAGATATTGATACTGACGGTCCCTAAGGATGCTGCGCAGCGATGCGTGGATGCCGGTGCGGAAAATGGGCAGATAAAGGGGATTCTGAATTTCTCTCCGTCTTCCGTGGTCGCTCCTCCTGGTGTCATAGTGTACTCTGTCGACATATCGGTAGAACTGGAGAAACTGCTCTTTTATCTGAAACACGAGGGGACCGAAAGTATATAA
- the yajC gene encoding preprotein translocase subunit YajC codes for MNQTGQAGAMQMFFPLVIFVVIFYFFIIRPQKKRQKKHDELLGSLTRGDRVVTAGGFIGIVREVKDDSLILEIADGVKVRVLKGSISSKMVAENPEAKKSVKDEVTLESDNDKTEDKGEDADEEK; via the coding sequence TTGAATCAAACTGGACAGGCGGGCGCGATGCAGATGTTTTTCCCTCTGGTAATATTTGTCGTCATCTTCTACTTCTTCATCATAAGGCCACAGAAGAAGCGGCAGAAGAAGCACGATGAGCTTTTAGGTTCTCTCACCAGAGGCGACCGAGTAGTGACAGCCGGTGGCTTCATCGGCATCGTGAGAGAAGTGAAGGACGATAGCCTGATCCTCGAGATAGCCGACGGTGTCAAGGTCAGAGTCCTTAAGGGGTCCATTTCCAGCAAGATGGTTGCAGAAAACCCTGAAGCCAAGAAGTCGGTAAAGGACGAGGTCACATTAGAGTCCGATAACGATAAGACAGAGGACAAGGGCGAGGACGCGGACGAGGAAAAGTAG